The Dokdonella koreensis DS-123 genome has a segment encoding these proteins:
- a CDS encoding prepilin-type N-terminal cleavage/methylation domain-containing protein, whose product MNRRPVRGFTLIEVMLATMLLGLLLAGTYGAIRTTVKAMQSGESAVDTINRIRVAQEFIRRQISRGMPLGFDRDDSTGVNFVFEGKRDFMRFVAPMPGYLSKGGPYVQTLELANVRGGKELLFTHAMLNGFDLRQLREEDQEPVMLVDRIRGGRFEYRGFTEEGELGDWQDDWEDPSLTPVMVRIRLQLRDDSQVVFPDMEIPLVLDVGSMRRPYTGRDGAQPPPLPGQPGQPGQQSYGVPQKFGQGQVR is encoded by the coding sequence ATGAACCGGCGGCCGGTGCGCGGCTTCACGCTGATCGAGGTCATGCTGGCGACGATGCTGCTCGGCCTGCTGCTGGCCGGCACCTACGGCGCGATCCGCACCACGGTCAAGGCGATGCAGTCGGGCGAAAGCGCGGTCGACACGATCAACCGGATCCGGGTCGCCCAGGAATTCATCCGCCGGCAGATCAGCCGCGGCATGCCGCTGGGCTTCGATCGCGACGACAGCACCGGCGTCAATTTCGTGTTCGAGGGCAAGCGCGACTTCATGCGCTTCGTCGCCCCCATGCCCGGCTACCTGTCGAAGGGCGGCCCCTATGTGCAGACGTTGGAACTGGCCAACGTGCGCGGCGGCAAGGAACTGCTCTTCACGCATGCGATGCTGAACGGCTTCGACCTGCGCCAGCTGCGCGAGGAGGACCAGGAGCCGGTCATGCTGGTCGACCGCATCCGCGGCGGGCGCTTCGAGTATCGCGGCTTCACCGAGGAAGGCGAGCTCGGCGACTGGCAGGACGACTGGGAGGATCCCAGCCTGACCCCGGTCATGGTGCGCATCCGGCTCCAGCTGCGCGACGACAGCCAGGTGGTGTTTCCGGACATGGAGATACCGCTGGTCCTCGACGTCGGCTCGATGCGGCGTCCGTACACCGGCCGGGACGGTGCCCAGCCGCCGCCGCTGCCGGGGCAGCCCGGGCAGCCCGGACAGCAGTCCTACGGTGTCCCGCAGAAATTCGGCCAGGGGCAGGTCCGATGA
- a CDS encoding type IV pilus modification PilV family protein, whose product MPRHAPFAPRHARGFSLIEMVAAFLVFAIAVGVQMQILATSLHTTRRSAEYTQAALWAQSRLDVVGVGERIEEGDSSGRFDDKYSWELRVHKVDPQGIVPPPAMGGGIAGLSAEQQVAAAAQVGNSGALTISPVEIFQLDLTVVWGSRSKPHSETFSTLRATNPDDGSGGPGGINMPSMRTSAQPTGAAGGGRSSAVPGTGGGKR is encoded by the coding sequence ATGCCACGCCACGCTCCCTTTGCGCCTCGCCACGCTCGCGGCTTCAGCCTGATCGAGATGGTGGCGGCGTTCCTGGTGTTCGCGATCGCGGTCGGCGTCCAGATGCAGATCCTCGCCACGTCGCTGCACACGACGCGGCGCTCGGCCGAGTACACGCAGGCGGCGCTCTGGGCGCAATCCCGGCTCGACGTCGTCGGTGTCGGCGAGCGCATCGAGGAAGGCGATTCCTCGGGCCGCTTCGACGACAAGTACAGCTGGGAGCTGCGCGTCCACAAGGTCGACCCGCAGGGTATCGTGCCGCCGCCGGCGATGGGCGGCGGCATCGCCGGCCTGTCCGCCGAGCAGCAAGTCGCCGCCGCCGCCCAGGTCGGCAACAGCGGCGCGCTGACCATCTCGCCGGTGGAGATCTTCCAGCTCGACCTGACGGTGGTCTGGGGCAGCCGCAGCAAGCCGCACAGCGAGACGTTCTCGACCTTGCGCGCGACCAACCCCGACGACGGCAGCGGTGGTCCCGGCGGCATCAACATGCCCAGCATGCGCACCAGCGCGCAGCCCACCGGCGCCGCTGGCGGCGGACGCAGCAGTGCCGTGCCGGGCACCGGCGGGGGCAAGCGATGA
- a CDS encoding GspH/FimT family pseudopilin, translated as MHACRSRPRGFTLIEMIAVVVLIAVILTVVSVSFSKSLSSAKVRAASRDLVAALRYTRGQAIVKGEQKVLTLDLEHNSYQAPNRGSTELPKDMKLQLTTAEQELTGANAGGIRFFPDGSSTGGNIAVLMGERVWRINVAWLTGEITLDQPPD; from the coding sequence GAGATGATCGCGGTCGTGGTCCTGATCGCGGTCATCCTGACGGTCGTCTCGGTTTCGTTCTCCAAGAGCCTTTCCAGTGCCAAGGTCCGTGCGGCCAGCCGTGACCTGGTCGCGGCGCTGCGCTACACCCGCGGCCAGGCGATCGTGAAAGGCGAGCAGAAGGTGCTCACGCTGGACCTCGAGCACAACAGCTACCAGGCCCCCAATCGCGGATCGACCGAGCTGCCCAAGGACATGAAGCTGCAGCTGACGACGGCCGAGCAGGAACTGACCGGCGCCAATGCCGGCGGCATCCGCTTCTTCCCGGACGGCAGCTCCACCGGCGGCAACATCGCCGTCCTGATGGGTGAACGGGTCTGGCGCATCAACGTGGCTTGGCTGACGGGCGAGATCACGCTCGACCAGCCGCCTGACTGA